GAACATTTCTCGGAATAATTGTATTGTAAACTTTTTCACGAAAATACTTGCGAACTTCTTCTACTACTTCTGCTCCTAAATTTGTTCTAGCATCATACATTGTTAACAAAACGCCTTCAATTTTTAATTCTGGATTGAAATGTTTTTGTACTAAACGAATCGTATTTAATAATTGACTTAAGCCTTCTAAAGCATAATATTCACATTGAACAGGAATCAAAATAGAATCACTAGCTGTAAAGGAATTGATGGTCATGTGCCCTAATGAAGGTGGACAATCAACTAAAATATAATCAAAATCATCTTTTATTTCATTAATTGCCATTTTTAATCGTGATTCACGTGCCATCATTGCCGTCAATTCAATTTCTGCTCCAGCTAATTGAATAGTTGCTGGTACAATGAATAAATTTTGTCTCTGTGTTTTTTGAATGACACTACTAATAGGTTCTTCATTGATCAAAACATCATACACATCATGCACTACATCGGGCTTACTTATACCAATACCGCTAGTTGCATTTCCCTGTGCATCAATATCAATTAATAAAACCTTTTTATTTAAATGGGCGAGACAAGCCCCCAAGTTTACAGTTGTTGTTGTTTTACCGACTCCACCTTTTTGATTTGCTACAGAAATTATTCGTGCCATCCCATGTTCCTCCATTTTATTTAATCGGTTGTTTGTTAGGTAATCCTGATTTTCTCGGATATTTTTTAGGTGTTTCTTTCTTTTTTTGTATAACAATAATATGTCTTTCATCTTGAGTTATTGGAAGCTCAAAAGAAATTTCTTCTTGAATTTTACCACCTAAAACGGCAATGGCATTTTTTGCTTCTAACATCTCTTCTTCACCTCTAGCTGCTTTTGGTGCTAAAAAATAGCCCTCTTTTCTTACTAAAGGTAAACATAATTCACTCAATACATTTAAACGTGCAACAGCTCGAGCTGTAACATAGTCAAATTGTCCGCGAAATGTTGAATCCTGCCCAAATACTTCCGCTCTTTCATGGTAAAGGAATACATGGTCCATTTCCAGCTGGTTCACCAACTCAGTTAGAAAGGAAATACGTTTATTTAATGAATCAATAATTGTTATTTGTAAGTCTGGAAAAAGAATTTTTAAAGGGATGCTTGGAAATCCAGCACCTGCACCAATATCACAGAGTGAGTGTCTACCCTTAAAATTCGCAAAGAATGCAAGAGAAATAGAATCATAAAAATGTTTTAAATATACTGCTTCTTTATTCAAAATTGTTGTTAGATTCATCTTTTGGTTCCACTCAATTAAAAGTTTATAGTAGCTATCAAATTGCTTCATTTGATAGTCTGTTAATGCAATATTGCGTTCACTTAACAAACGCTTAAATTCTTCAGGTGTCATAGTTATCCCTTCCTTTTGTGAAACAAAAAATGTTTCACAATTATCTTCCTTTACTTTAACGCAAATCTTCGTTTCTTGCAATGGATTTTTAGATTTATTTCTAAGTGAAAAACTATTTTGCTAAACCTAATTATCCATCAACAATCTAATATAGATTAGAATGCAGTATAACTCTTAAATTATCTT
The genomic region above belongs to Melissococcus plutonius ATCC 35311 and contains:
- a CDS encoding ParA family protein codes for the protein MARIISVANQKGGVGKTTTTVNLGACLAHLNKKVLLIDIDAQGNATSGIGISKPDVVHDVYDVLINEEPISSVIQKTQRQNLFIVPATIQLAGAEIELTAMMARESRLKMAINEIKDDFDYILVDCPPSLGHMTINSFTASDSILIPVQCEYYALEGLSQLLNTIRLVQKHFNPELKIEGVLLTMYDARTNLGAEVVEEVRKYFREKVYNTIIPRNVRLSEAPSHGVPIIDYDPRSRGAEVYQALAKEVLENE
- the rsmG gene encoding 16S rRNA (guanine(527)-N(7))-methyltransferase RsmG gives rise to the protein MTPEEFKRLLSERNIALTDYQMKQFDSYYKLLIEWNQKMNLTTILNKEAVYLKHFYDSISLAFFANFKGRHSLCDIGAGAGFPSIPLKILFPDLQITIIDSLNKRISFLTELVNQLEMDHVFLYHERAEVFGQDSTFRGQFDYVTARAVARLNVLSELCLPLVRKEGYFLAPKAARGEEEMLEAKNAIAVLGGKIQEEISFELPITQDERHIIVIQKKKETPKKYPRKSGLPNKQPIK